One genomic region from Chiloscyllium plagiosum isolate BGI_BamShark_2017 chromosome 21, ASM401019v2, whole genome shotgun sequence encodes:
- the LOC122560413 gene encoding transforming protein RhoA-like → MRRWLPEVSHMCPQTPVILVACKTDLRMNKVCQRNLARSGEEAITFTQGQTMAHRIRASGFLECSAKLEEKVLETFHEATLAALGGCRKTRKTTMGCLVS, encoded by the exons ATGAGACGG TGGCTGCCTGAGGTCAGTCACATGTGTCCCCAGACCCCGGTGATCCTTGTGGCCTGTAAGACTGACCTGAGGATGAACAAGGTCTGTCAACGCAACCTGGCAAGAAGTGGAGAAGAGGCCATCACTTTCACCCAG GGACAGACTATGGCTCATCGGATACGGGCGTCCGGCTTTCTAGAATGTTCCGCGAAGCTGGAGGAGAAGGTGTTGGAGACGTTCCATGAGGCCACTCTGGCTGCTCTAGGAGGATGTAGGAAGACAAGGAAGACTACCATGGGCTGCCTGGTGTCCTAG